The Sporomusa termitida genome has a window encoding:
- a CDS encoding sigma 54-interacting transcriptional regulator, with protein MVVDDEDSVRKLLSAVLKREGYQVVCAESGEEALRKFRALPPDLIIMDIRMPNIDGITAFKELRKLSQNVTVILMTAYAAVETAVEAIKLGAFDYVIKPFDIEEVKLLTNRAIQLQKMTEKIFDLNQQLIDSYRLDKIITNSPKMRELCQNIAKIAQSNATVLITGESGTGKELIANTIHYNSRRNSGPFIKINCGALPESLLDSELFGHEKGAFTGAVMRRPGRFEQADHGTLLLDEIGEISPNLQVKLLRVLQEREFERVGGNTTIKTDIRVLAATNRNLAEMVKQGRFRQDLYYRLNVVSLSAPPLRERREDIELLAGYFLQKFTAENEKEIMDFDPDVVKLLENYNWPGNVRELANVVERAVIMSTGSRIFPEDLPDNLRYSSESDLISTLGLEKISGKTLKEMIKKTECLLIKEALQRNHGNKVKTAKELGVSRRSILYKIQEYELE; from the coding sequence ATGGTTGTTGACGATGAAGACAGTGTGCGCAAATTATTGTCTGCTGTTTTGAAACGCGAAGGGTATCAGGTGGTGTGCGCTGAAAGCGGCGAAGAGGCGCTGCGCAAATTCAGGGCCCTCCCGCCTGATCTGATTATTATGGATATCCGGATGCCGAATATTGATGGCATCACCGCTTTTAAAGAACTGCGAAAGCTAAGCCAGAATGTTACTGTCATATTGATGACAGCCTATGCGGCTGTAGAAACAGCTGTAGAAGCCATCAAGCTAGGGGCCTTCGATTATGTGATTAAGCCGTTTGACATTGAAGAGGTTAAATTACTGACTAACCGCGCCATTCAGTTACAGAAAATGACGGAAAAAATCTTTGATCTAAACCAGCAGCTGATTGACAGCTACCGGTTGGACAAAATTATTACCAACAGTCCCAAAATGCGGGAGTTATGCCAGAATATCGCGAAAATCGCCCAGAGTAACGCCACGGTGCTGATTACCGGTGAAAGCGGCACAGGCAAAGAGCTGATTGCCAATACCATCCATTATAACAGCCGGCGCAACAGCGGCCCTTTTATCAAGATCAACTGCGGGGCGCTGCCGGAAAGCCTGCTGGACAGTGAGTTGTTCGGCCATGAGAAAGGCGCCTTTACCGGTGCGGTCATGCGCCGTCCGGGCCGGTTCGAACAGGCCGATCACGGGACCCTGCTGCTGGATGAGATTGGTGAAATTTCGCCCAACCTGCAGGTAAAACTGCTCAGGGTATTGCAGGAGCGGGAATTTGAACGGGTCGGCGGCAATACAACAATTAAAACCGACATCCGCGTACTGGCGGCAACAAACCGGAATTTGGCGGAAATGGTCAAACAGGGCCGCTTCCGGCAGGACCTGTATTACCGCCTGAATGTTGTCTCCCTGTCAGCCCCGCCCCTGCGGGAGCGGCGGGAGGACATTGAGCTGCTGGCCGGTTACTTTTTGCAGAAATTCACCGCCGAAAACGAAAAAGAGATTATGGATTTTGACCCTGATGTTGTCAAATTACTGGAAAACTACAACTGGCCGGGCAATGTGCGCGAATTGGCCAATGTTGTGGAGCGGGCTGTTATTATGAGTACAGGCAGCCGCATATTTCCGGAAGATCTGCCGGATAATCTCCGGTACAGCAGCGAAAGCGACCTCATCAGCACCCTGGGCCTGGAAAAGATTTCCGGCAAAACTTTAAAAGAAATGATTAAAAAAACGGAATGCCTGCTCATCAAGGAAGCATTACAGCGCAATCATGGCAATAAGGTAAAAACGGCCAAGGAACTGGGCGTAAGCCGGCGTTCTATTTTATACAAGATCCAGGAGTATGAGCTCGAATAA
- a CDS encoding 3-oxoacid CoA-transferase subunit B, which translates to MNAKEIIARRVARELENGNIVNLGIGLPTMVVNYLPAEVDVTLQSENGFVGLGSLAGEIDPNLTNAGGQPCGLIPGAAMFDSATSFMLIRGGHVDVTVLGGLEVDQAGNLANWMVPGKMVPGMGGAMDLVTGAKKVIIAMEHCAKDGSAKLLRQCRLPLTGKGVVDLIVTELGVFRVTGDSLVLEEIAAGVDVEFVQARTEAALIISPDLKPMQNIS; encoded by the coding sequence ATGAACGCAAAAGAAATCATTGCCAGACGGGTTGCCCGGGAGCTGGAAAATGGTAATATTGTTAACCTCGGCATCGGCCTGCCGACAATGGTAGTTAATTACCTGCCGGCCGAAGTTGACGTAACTCTCCAGTCTGAGAACGGGTTCGTCGGCTTAGGTTCCCTCGCCGGGGAAATCGATCCCAATCTGACCAATGCCGGCGGCCAGCCCTGCGGCCTGATCCCCGGGGCGGCAATGTTTGACAGTGCGACATCATTTATGCTGATCCGCGGCGGCCATGTCGACGTTACCGTGTTAGGTGGCCTGGAGGTGGATCAGGCCGGCAATCTGGCCAACTGGATGGTTCCCGGCAAAATGGTGCCCGGTATGGGCGGGGCCATGGACCTGGTAACAGGGGCCAAAAAAGTCATTATTGCTATGGAGCATTGCGCTAAAGACGGTTCGGCCAAACTGCTGCGCCAATGCCGCCTGCCCCTGACCGGCAAAGGTGTGGTTGACCTCATTGTGACCGAGCTGGGCGTATTCCGGGTAACCGGAGACAGTCTTGTCCTGGAGGAAATTGCCGCCGGTGTGGATGTTGAGTTCGTGCAGGCCCGCACCGAGGCGGCCCTGATCATCAGCCCGGATCTGAAACCGATGCAGAACATTTCGTAG
- a CDS encoding TIGR00366 family protein: protein MVGVISRFFTSIVNKYLPDPLVFAILLTIITFVLGITITPHSALDMVNMWGDGFWNLLAFAMQMSLVLVTGHALASSGPVKRGMTALASVAKTPAQGVMLVGFCSAVACVINWGFGLVVGAMFAREVARRIPKSDYRLLIATAYMGFLSWHGGFSASVPLVAATAGNPMEKMVGLIPIADTIFTGYNLFITVGLIILVPLIARMMMPKEHEIVAIDPALLQEEVSVAKKLGPDATWAQKIEESPILAWVVGLLGIVYLGTYFVQKGFNLNVNTVNLMFLTAGILLHKTPMAYVRAVSAAAKGTAGILIQFPFYAGIQIMMEHSGLGGIITNWFVDVATAETFPLMAFFSSALINFAVPSGGGHWVVQGPFVMPAAQALGADMGKAAMAIAYGEAWMNMAQPFWALPALAIAGLGVRDIMGYCVTALLFSGVIFIIGLHFF from the coding sequence ATGGTAGGAGTTATTTCCCGTTTTTTCACCAGTATCGTTAATAAATATTTGCCTGACCCGTTAGTCTTTGCCATCCTGCTTACTATCATTACCTTCGTGCTTGGCATTACAATAACGCCGCATTCGGCCCTGGACATGGTCAATATGTGGGGCGACGGCTTCTGGAACCTATTGGCCTTTGCCATGCAAATGTCGCTGGTTCTCGTAACCGGCCATGCCCTGGCCAGCTCCGGTCCGGTAAAAAGAGGCATGACCGCGCTGGCGTCGGTGGCGAAAACCCCGGCCCAGGGGGTCATGCTGGTCGGGTTCTGTTCCGCCGTGGCCTGTGTCATTAACTGGGGTTTCGGCCTGGTAGTGGGAGCCATGTTTGCCCGGGAAGTGGCCCGCCGGATCCCGAAATCCGATTACCGCCTGCTCATCGCCACCGCTTATATGGGCTTTTTATCCTGGCATGGCGGCTTTTCCGCCTCGGTGCCGCTGGTAGCGGCCACCGCCGGCAACCCGATGGAAAAAATGGTGGGCCTGATCCCCATCGCCGACACCATTTTTACCGGCTACAACCTGTTCATTACCGTGGGCCTGATCATTCTGGTGCCCCTGATTGCCCGCATGATGATGCCCAAAGAACATGAGATCGTGGCTATTGATCCGGCCCTGCTGCAGGAAGAGGTTTCCGTCGCCAAAAAATTAGGCCCTGACGCCACCTGGGCGCAAAAGATCGAAGAAAGCCCGATACTGGCCTGGGTTGTCGGCCTGCTTGGCATTGTCTATCTGGGCACCTACTTTGTTCAGAAAGGGTTTAACCTCAATGTCAACACCGTAAACCTGATGTTCCTGACTGCCGGTATCCTGCTGCACAAAACCCCGATGGCTTATGTGCGGGCCGTCAGCGCCGCCGCCAAGGGCACAGCCGGCATCCTGATTCAGTTCCCGTTTTACGCCGGCATTCAGATTATGATGGAACACTCCGGCCTGGGCGGGATTATTACCAATTGGTTTGTTGATGTGGCCACAGCCGAGACCTTCCCCCTGATGGCCTTCTTCAGCTCGGCGCTTATTAACTTTGCCGTGCCCTCCGGCGGCGGCCACTGGGTTGTTCAGGGCCCCTTTGTCATGCCTGCCGCTCAGGCCTTAGGGGCTGATATGGGTAAAGCCGCGATGGCGATCGCCTATGGTGAAGCCTGGATGAATATGGCCCAGCCGTTCTGGGCGCTGCCGGCCCTGGCGATTGCCGGCCTCGGTGTGCGTGACATCATGGGCTATTGCGTTACCGCCCTGTTATTTTCCGGCGTGATCTTTATTATTGGTCTGCATTTCTTCTAA
- a CDS encoding AAA family ATPase, with product MMVNEQEELRQGLKEQGYIADDNTAMLLRIAVLLNKPILIEGPAGAGKTELAKAWSQYLGRRLIRLQCYEGIDETKALYDWNYQKQLLYIQSQAANRQDWSNLSQNIYGREFLLARPLLAAISSSTAAVLLIDEIDKSDEEFESFLLEVLSDWQISIPETGTIAAASIPSVILTSNNTRRLSHALRRRCLYLYLDYPSEQRELEILKLYFPALNEVLGQQVVAFVRRVRLEKLKKHPSISEVLDWVTVLSHLRVTGLSADLIINTVNILLKYREDCQAITEKVTQKDWLRGIPNL from the coding sequence ATGATGGTAAATGAACAGGAAGAGTTACGGCAGGGATTGAAAGAGCAAGGCTACATTGCCGATGATAATACGGCAATGCTGCTCCGGATAGCCGTGTTGTTAAACAAACCGATACTGATTGAAGGGCCGGCGGGAGCCGGTAAAACTGAACTGGCAAAGGCCTGGAGCCAATACCTGGGCCGCCGGCTTATCCGGCTGCAATGTTATGAGGGGATTGACGAAACCAAAGCGCTGTATGACTGGAATTATCAGAAGCAATTGCTATATATCCAGTCTCAGGCGGCAAACCGGCAAGACTGGTCTAATCTGAGTCAGAATATCTATGGCAGAGAGTTTCTGCTGGCAAGACCGCTGCTGGCGGCTATCAGCAGTTCCACTGCTGCCGTTCTGCTTATTGATGAAATTGACAAAAGCGATGAGGAATTTGAGAGTTTCCTGCTGGAGGTCCTTTCCGACTGGCAAATATCCATTCCCGAGACCGGAACAATAGCAGCTGCCAGCATCCCGTCCGTCATCCTTACCAGCAATAATACCCGCCGGTTAAGCCATGCCCTGCGCCGCCGCTGTTTATATCTATACCTGGATTATCCCAGTGAGCAGCGGGAGCTTGAAATCCTGAAACTGTACTTTCCGGCGCTTAACGAGGTATTGGGTCAACAAGTGGTGGCTTTTGTCAGACGGGTAAGACTGGAGAAGCTAAAAAAGCATCCCAGTATCAGTGAAGTGCTTGACTGGGTAACTGTTCTCAGTCATCTGCGCGTGACGGGGCTTTCCGCTGATTTGATTATAAATACGGTAAACATTCTTTTAAAGTACCGCGAAGACTGTCAGGCCATTACCGAGAAAGTCACTCAAAAGGACTGGTTGCGTGGAATACCTAATCTTTGA
- a CDS encoding VWA domain-containing protein, with product MEYLIFDIARILRQAGVNVSTREIADSIQALQLVNGKQLDKYRLYQLLNATMVKTEWGAGYLQRLVELFLEPDPEIVADRTGVLSLPGCPAGEAGYGEGGSGGTGGGGALLQQLTEAVLHQEMDVIYAIVKSHTYGLEYISDKREEALQALRQGSGWFQVAGRIEAAYREGGIADSEYQCAQNSLTAWTNLLMDEIERLQVKMMSRDYLSRLLKQQNPFYVSFLGADDQLAVMSREVAKLAQRLAVKRGRRRQVANRGRISINRSIKAAMKTGGIAFTLVRMNRKPSKPDLCLLCDMSNSVRRFSYFMLLFVYTLQKKFSNIRSFLFIDTLLEVTDYFKEQDADSALAAIGRLKGFNRTGFSHYGNVFHQFAGQYLPVLSKSTTVLILGDAKNNWNAVDGSETLPAIRDQANALYWLNPLDRELWGRSDCIMEKYRPGCTGVYQCANIEQLERFITGIL from the coding sequence GTGGAATACCTAATCTTTGATATTGCCAGGATACTCCGGCAGGCGGGCGTTAATGTCAGTACCCGGGAAATCGCCGACAGCATACAGGCTCTGCAACTGGTAAACGGCAAGCAACTGGATAAGTATAGGCTATATCAATTATTAAATGCGACAATGGTGAAAACCGAATGGGGCGCCGGTTATTTGCAGCGGCTGGTTGAACTCTTTTTGGAACCGGACCCGGAAATTGTGGCCGACCGCACCGGGGTGCTTTCCCTTCCCGGCTGTCCGGCCGGGGAAGCGGGTTATGGGGAGGGCGGTTCCGGCGGCACCGGCGGCGGCGGTGCCCTGCTGCAACAGCTGACAGAAGCGGTATTACACCAGGAAATGGACGTAATCTATGCTATTGTTAAAAGCCATACCTATGGTCTGGAGTATATAAGCGACAAGCGCGAGGAGGCTCTTCAGGCCCTCCGGCAGGGCAGCGGCTGGTTTCAGGTAGCCGGCCGCATCGAGGCGGCTTACCGGGAGGGCGGGATTGCCGACAGCGAATATCAGTGTGCCCAGAACAGCCTGACGGCCTGGACGAACCTGCTGATGGATGAAATAGAGCGTTTGCAAGTAAAAATGATGAGCCGGGATTATTTGAGCCGGCTGCTGAAGCAACAAAACCCTTTTTACGTTAGCTTTCTTGGTGCGGATGACCAGCTGGCCGTCATGTCCCGGGAAGTGGCAAAGCTGGCACAAAGGCTGGCCGTAAAAAGAGGCCGGCGCCGGCAGGTGGCCAACCGGGGCCGGATTAGCATCAACCGGAGCATAAAAGCGGCTATGAAGACCGGCGGTATAGCCTTTACACTGGTCAGGATGAACAGAAAACCGTCCAAGCCTGATCTTTGCCTATTGTGTGATATGTCCAATTCGGTCCGGAGATTCAGCTATTTTATGCTGCTGTTTGTGTATACCCTGCAGAAAAAATTCAGCAATATCCGGTCCTTTCTGTTCATTGATACGTTACTGGAGGTTACCGACTATTTTAAAGAACAGGATGCAGACAGTGCCCTGGCAGCAATAGGCAGGTTAAAAGGCTTTAACCGTACAGGCTTTTCGCATTACGGCAATGTATTTCATCAATTTGCCGGTCAGTATCTCCCTGTTTTAAGTAAAAGCACCACCGTCCTGATACTGGGCGATGCCAAAAATAACTGGAATGCGGTAGATGGTAGTGAAACGTTACCGGCAATCAGGGATCAGGCCAACGCTTTATATTGGCTTAACCCTTTAGACCGGGAGTTATGGGGGCGCAGTGACTGTATTATGGAAAAATACCGTCCTGGCTGTACCGGTGTGTATCAATGTGCCAATATCGAACAACTGGAGCGCTTTATTACCGGAATTTTATGA
- a CDS encoding acetyl-CoA C-acetyltransferase has protein sequence MREVVIASAVRTAIGSFNGALAPFSAVELGAHVISEAVARAGIGKDSIDEVIFGNVLQAGLGQNPARQAAVKAGLAVATPAYTINKVCGSGLKTVNLAAQAILAGDADIVVAGGMESMTNAPYVLDAKARWGYRMGNGKLTDVMIQDGLWCAFNDYHMGITAENVAEKYGISRQEQDQLAADSQRKAVAAIAAGAFKQEIAPIAVKTRKGEVIVDTDEYPRAGTTFEALSKLKPAFKKDGTVTAGNASGINDGGAALVIMAGDKARALGIKPLARIRAYAAGGVDPSLMGVGPVPATRKALAKAGLTIDDIDLIEANEAFAAQFLAVGKELGFAPAKVNIYGGAIALGHPIGASGARILVTLLHALEHNDKKLGLATLCIGGGQGVATIVEKI, from the coding sequence ATGAGAGAAGTAGTGATTGCCAGTGCCGTCCGCACCGCGATCGGCAGTTTTAACGGGGCCCTGGCGCCGTTTTCAGCCGTCGAGCTGGGAGCCCATGTCATCAGCGAGGCCGTCGCCCGGGCCGGTATCGGCAAAGACAGTATCGATGAGGTCATATTCGGCAATGTGCTGCAGGCCGGTCTTGGGCAAAACCCGGCCCGCCAGGCGGCGGTCAAAGCCGGTCTGGCTGTGGCAACACCGGCCTATACCATCAATAAGGTCTGCGGTTCCGGCTTAAAAACCGTCAACCTGGCGGCCCAGGCCATTCTGGCCGGCGATGCCGATATTGTGGTTGCCGGCGGCATGGAAAGCATGACCAATGCCCCCTATGTCCTGGACGCCAAAGCCCGCTGGGGTTATCGCATGGGCAACGGCAAGCTCACCGATGTCATGATTCAGGATGGCCTCTGGTGCGCCTTCAACGACTATCATATGGGCATTACCGCTGAAAACGTCGCGGAAAAATACGGTATCAGCCGCCAGGAGCAGGATCAGCTGGCCGCCGACTCCCAGCGCAAGGCCGTGGCCGCCATTGCTGCCGGTGCCTTTAAACAGGAGATTGCCCCCATTGCCGTCAAGACCAGAAAAGGCGAGGTTATCGTTGATACTGACGAATATCCCCGGGCCGGCACCACTTTTGAGGCTTTGAGCAAATTAAAACCGGCCTTTAAAAAAGACGGTACCGTAACCGCCGGCAACGCCTCCGGTATTAATGACGGCGGCGCGGCCCTTGTGATCATGGCCGGTGATAAAGCCCGGGCACTGGGCATTAAACCGCTGGCCCGGATTCGGGCCTATGCGGCCGGCGGCGTTGACCCCAGCCTCATGGGTGTCGGCCCGGTGCCGGCAACCCGTAAAGCCCTGGCTAAAGCCGGTTTAACCATTGATGACATTGATCTGATTGAAGCCAATGAAGCCTTTGCCGCCCAGTTTCTGGCCGTAGGCAAGGAACTGGGCTTCGCTCCGGCAAAAGTAAATATTTACGGTGGCGCCATTGCGCTGGGCCATCCAATCGGCGCCAGCGGTGCCCGTATCCTGGTCACCCTGCTGCACGCGCTGGAACACAACGATAAAAAACTGGGACTGGCTACCCTCTGCATCGGCGGCGGCCAGGGTGTCGCCACCATTGTAGAGAAAATATAA
- a CDS encoding ketopantoate reductase family protein yields the protein MRFAIIGAGVMGCLAGAMLKNAGADVWLVDSNPALVRHIQHKGLQISSHDREEHIEINIVQSPGEIQEPMDVILFLVKSCCTEAAAQSAQCIAGENTYIMTLQNGIGNVEILANYYGREKILYGIMEFAGKAVDAGHIRAFISNHSKICFGSAQKIINDDMKKIAGLFGASGIKVIVEEDIDSEVWIKLRNNSTNAVFGLLRLSMGQALAAEGMAEVMQAVRDEVIAVAKAKGICFTDEQLSVNKGKTPINPELYAHLPSTALDMKNKTQTEVEFINGAVYREGLRLGVSTPNNELLYKLIKIMEQTYAEQF from the coding sequence GTGCGATTTGCGATTATTGGCGCCGGGGTCATGGGCTGTCTGGCAGGCGCTATGCTGAAAAATGCCGGTGCAGACGTGTGGCTGGTTGATTCTAACCCGGCTCTCGTCAGGCATATTCAGCATAAGGGTTTACAGATAAGCAGTCATGACAGAGAAGAGCATATCGAGATAAACATAGTACAGTCACCCGGTGAGATTCAGGAGCCAATGGATGTTATCCTGTTTTTAGTAAAAAGTTGTTGTACCGAAGCGGCGGCGCAATCAGCCCAATGTATTGCCGGAGAGAATACATATATTATGACCCTGCAAAACGGGATCGGCAATGTTGAGATTTTGGCTAACTACTATGGGCGGGAAAAGATCCTTTACGGGATTATGGAATTTGCCGGCAAGGCAGTTGATGCCGGACATATCCGGGCGTTTATCAGCAATCATTCTAAGATTTGTTTTGGCTCCGCCCAAAAAATTATTAATGATGATATGAAGAAAATTGCCGGCTTGTTCGGGGCCAGCGGTATCAAGGTCATTGTAGAGGAAGATATTGACAGTGAAGTATGGATCAAGCTAAGAAACAACTCCACCAATGCCGTGTTTGGTTTACTACGGTTAAGTATGGGGCAGGCCCTGGCGGCTGAAGGCATGGCCGAAGTTATGCAGGCGGTTAGAGATGAGGTTATTGCGGTAGCCAAAGCGAAAGGAATTTGTTTTACCGATGAACAACTGAGCGTGAACAAGGGCAAAACACCGATTAACCCTGAGTTATATGCTCATCTGCCATCCACTGCGCTGGACATGAAAAACAAAACTCAGACCGAGGTGGAATTTATTAATGGTGCTGTTTATCGGGAAGGCTTGCGGCTGGGAGTTTCGACGCCAAACAATGAGTTGCTGTATAAACTGATTAAAATAATGGAACAAACCTATGCAGAGCAGTTTTAA
- the atoD gene encoding acetate CoA-transferase subunit alpha — translation MTNKQASIEQVTGYVKDGMTIMAGGFLAVGTPDNLIQALIDQKIQNLTLIANDTGFPDKGLGRLVVSRQVSRVIASHIGTNPATGQQMIARELAVELVPQGTLAERVRCGGAGLGGVLTPTGVGTVVEEGKQKLSVGGVEYLLETPLRADVALIRAKKADKAGNLVYDKSARNFNPLMALAADLVIAEVDELVEVGEIGPDEVMTPGVVVDKIVFLGGC, via the coding sequence ATGACAAACAAGCAAGCAAGTATTGAGCAGGTTACGGGCTATGTAAAAGACGGCATGACGATTATGGCCGGTGGCTTTTTAGCGGTCGGCACCCCGGACAACCTCATTCAGGCCCTTATTGATCAAAAAATTCAAAACCTGACCCTGATTGCCAATGACACCGGCTTTCCCGACAAAGGGCTCGGCCGCCTTGTTGTCAGCCGTCAGGTCAGCAGGGTAATTGCCTCCCATATCGGCACCAATCCGGCAACAGGCCAACAGATGATTGCCCGGGAGCTGGCGGTTGAGCTGGTACCCCAGGGCACACTGGCCGAAAGAGTACGCTGCGGCGGGGCCGGTCTGGGCGGCGTCCTTACCCCCACCGGTGTGGGCACGGTTGTCGAAGAGGGCAAGCAAAAGCTTAGTGTCGGCGGCGTGGAGTATTTGCTGGAAACACCCCTCCGGGCGGATGTGGCCCTGATCCGGGCCAAAAAAGCCGATAAAGCCGGCAATCTTGTCTATGATAAATCGGCCCGCAACTTTAATCCGCTGATGGCGCTGGCCGCCGACTTAGTCATTGCGGAGGTGGATGAGCTGGTGGAAGTGGGAGAAATCGGCCCTGACGAGGTCATGACCCCGGGCGTGGTTGTCGATAAAATTGTTTTTTTAGGAGGTTGTTAG
- the atoS gene encoding two-component system sensor histidine kinase AtoS, with translation MKRLLPQTLRNKMILFALIIVSIPILLTGYVTKLETQEALLLEKQAKLFGIALLLDNYLGEGYQELLQAQNAPPADRAAQIKVLNDSLKKVTDTVTGVHPGVGAGYYSRELDAIITYGPSSNYADKVGLAIDPAHPGREVMSTGERLVAFAPMVRGDIMNAMVPIVRHGEVIGYIWANELTDDIHAQMAAMDYNIYLSVSLGIIVSLLLIFWMTGGFIHNVETIKNSLELLRFDLRHRIVPMTGEMGQISEAINYMAHSLLNAQTLNENILHSIADGVITVDINGTITSANKSAENLTGFICAEIVDKPYKEIFCEGRHFNSLLLDTLATGTNYIGIEMDYPVKNKDIYISISTSRLKDSNDKIIGAVVVFKDLTEQHRLQAQMLRAERLASLGELMAGVAHEIRNPLTAIKGFVQYLQSADNEAERQEYMPVIIKEVDRINRVIETLLYFARPCKTNYQPMDINSLLEETLVLVKNTGTQHKVGFRLHLDRTLPLIEGDAEQLKQVFLNLLINAVQATLEQGTIEIVTWQEHSDFVHIRITDTGTGITSADLDKIFDPFFTTKATGTGLGLAVVQRIINTHYGRINIQSEPGSGTVVTLQLPVTHQGGETDK, from the coding sequence ATGAAACGTTTATTGCCCCAAACCTTACGCAATAAGATGATTTTATTTGCTTTGATCATTGTCAGTATACCAATACTGCTCACCGGCTATGTCACCAAACTCGAAACCCAGGAGGCACTCCTGCTGGAAAAGCAGGCGAAATTGTTTGGTATTGCTTTATTGCTGGATAACTACCTGGGCGAAGGCTATCAGGAGCTGTTACAGGCCCAAAACGCGCCCCCTGCCGACCGGGCAGCCCAAATAAAAGTGTTGAATGATTCTTTAAAAAAGGTTACCGATACCGTGACCGGTGTTCACCCCGGCGTCGGCGCCGGTTATTACAGCAGGGAGCTTGACGCTATTATTACCTATGGCCCCAGCAGCAATTACGCCGATAAGGTCGGGCTTGCCATCGACCCGGCTCATCCCGGCCGGGAGGTTATGAGTACCGGTGAACGCCTGGTGGCGTTTGCCCCCATGGTCAGAGGCGATATCATGAATGCCATGGTGCCGATTGTGCGTCACGGCGAAGTGATCGGCTATATCTGGGCTAACGAGCTGACAGACGACATCCATGCCCAGATGGCAGCCATGGACTATAATATCTATCTTTCAGTAAGTCTCGGCATTATTGTCAGCCTGCTGCTGATCTTCTGGATGACCGGGGGTTTTATTCACAATGTGGAGACAATCAAAAACAGCCTGGAACTGCTGCGATTTGATTTGCGCCACCGGATCGTACCCATGACCGGCGAAATGGGGCAGATCAGTGAGGCCATCAATTATATGGCCCACTCCTTGCTCAATGCCCAGACATTGAACGAAAATATCCTCCACAGCATTGCCGACGGCGTTATTACCGTGGATATTAACGGTACAATAACAAGTGCCAATAAATCGGCAGAAAACCTGACCGGTTTTATCTGTGCCGAGATTGTCGATAAGCCCTATAAGGAAATCTTTTGCGAAGGCCGGCATTTTAACAGCCTGCTGTTAGATACCCTGGCCACAGGCACCAACTATATCGGTATCGAAATGGATTACCCGGTCAAAAATAAGGACATTTATATCAGTATCAGCACCAGCCGCCTGAAAGACAGCAACGATAAAATCATTGGCGCCGTTGTCGTTTTCAAAGACCTGACCGAGCAACACCGCCTGCAGGCCCAGATGCTGCGCGCCGAACGCCTGGCCTCGCTGGGTGAGCTTATGGCCGGCGTCGCCCATGAGATCCGCAACCCGCTTACGGCGATTAAAGGCTTTGTGCAATATTTGCAGAGCGCCGACAATGAGGCCGAGCGGCAGGAATATATGCCGGTAATTATTAAAGAAGTTGACCGGATAAACCGGGTTATTGAGACCCTGCTGTACTTTGCCCGCCCCTGCAAAACCAATTATCAGCCAATGGACATCAACAGTTTGCTTGAGGAAACCCTGGTATTGGTCAAAAATACAGGCACTCAGCACAAGGTGGGCTTCAGGCTGCACCTTGACAGAACCTTGCCGCTCATAGAAGGCGATGCCGAACAGCTGAAACAGGTCTTTCTCAATCTGCTGATCAATGCGGTCCAGGCTACTTTGGAGCAGGGAACCATTGAAATTGTGACCTGGCAGGAACACAGCGATTTTGTCCACATACGGATAACAGACACCGGGACCGGCATTACCAGCGCCGATTTAGACAAGATATTTGATCCCTTTTTTACTACCAAAGCCACAGGCACCGGTTTAGGACTGGCCGTGGTCCAGCGGATTATTAACACGCACTACGGACGCATTAACATTCAAAGTGAGCCTGGCAGCGGCACGGTGGTTACCCTGCAGCTGCCGGTCACCCATCAGGGAGGCGAGACTGATAAATAA